Within Wyeomyia smithii strain HCP4-BCI-WySm-NY-G18 chromosome 2, ASM2978416v1, whole genome shotgun sequence, the genomic segment AATGGTCGGATACGTGAGCGCCGGTACGGTGGAATATTTGTACGATGCGGAGGGGAAATactttttcctcgaattgaatCCACGTTTACAGGTAGAGCACCCCTGTACCGAGATGGTTGCTGAAGTGAATCTTCCTGCTGCTCAGCTACAAATCGGAATGGGCATTCCACTGTACCGGATCAAGGATATACGACTGCTGTATGGAGAACATCCGTGGGATTCTACTGTGATTGATTTTGATAACCCAGCCACGAAACCGCGACCACGTGGACATGTTATTGCAGCTCGTATTACATCGGAGAACCCGGATGAAGGTTTCAAGCCCAGTTCAGGTACGGTACAAGAGTTGAACTTCCGCTCCAGCCAGAACGTGTGGGGATACTTCAGCGTGGCAGCATCTGGAGGACTTCATGAGTTTGCCGATTCTCAGTTTGGGCACTGTTTTTCGTGGGGCGAAAATCGACAACAAGCTCGAGAAAATCTTGTGATCGCACTGAAGGAGTTGTCTATTCGGGGAGATTTCAGAACGACGGTGGAATATTTGATCACCCTGTTGGAAACGAACAGTTTTCTGGAGAATACAATCGACACTGCTTGGTTAGATGCATTGATTGCGGAGCGTATGAAGTCGGATAAACCCGATATTATTCTTGGTGTCATTTGTGGAGCACTCCATATCGCTGACCGCAAAATAACGGAGACGTTTACTAGCTTCAAAACTTCCATGGAGAAAGGACAAATACAGGCCGCGAACACATTGACGAACGTTATTGATGTGGAGTTAATTTCCGAAGGCATCCGCTACAAAGTCCAAGCGGCTAAAAGTGGACCAAACACCTACTTCCTGGTAATGAACGGTTCGTTCAAAGAGGTTGAAGTTCATCGGCTATCCGACGGTGGAATATTGCTCTCGCTGGATGGCTCAAGTTGCACTACATACATGAAGGAAGAAGTGGACAGATACAGAATCGTGATCGGCAATCAAACGTGCGTGTTCGAAAAAGAAAACGACCCATCGCTACTCCGCAGTCCTTCCGCTGGCAAGCTTATCAATTTGCTGATAGAAGATGGAGCTCACGTGAACAAAGGTCAACCGTATGCTGAAATTGAAGTCATGAAAATGGTTATGACTTTGACGGCTGGAGAAACAGGAACGGTGACATTCGTTCGACGTCCTGGAGCTGTATTGGATGCCGGATCACTGTTGGGACACCTTGAACTGGATGATCCATCCCTTGTGACGAAAGCTCAACCGTACAACAATCCTTGGCCACTGACCGGGGACGCTGCTCAAATTCCCGAAAAGCTTAATCGGGTTCATTCCAGTTATAAGACAATCTTGGAGAACACATTAGCCGGTTACTGCCTCCCAGATCCATACAATGCACCTAGATTGCGAGAAATCATTGAAAAGTTCATGCAAAGTTTGCGTGATCCCTCTCTGCCATTACTGGAACTTCAGGAAGTGATTGCTTCAATATCCGGCCGTATTCCGATCTCGGTTGACAAGAAAATTCGCAAGCTGATGCAGTTGTATGAGCGAAACATCACCAGTGTGCTAGCGCAATTTCCTTCTCAGCAAATTGCTTCAGTAATTGATATGCATGCAGCAACTTTGCAAAAGCGTACGGATCGGGATGTCTTCTTCCTCAATACCCAAGGAATCGTTCAGCTTGTTCAACGTTATCGCAACGGAATCCGTGGCCGCATGAAGGCAGCCGTTCACGAGCTGCTGCGCCAGTACTACGCCGTAGAATGTCAGTTCCAGCATGGACATTACGACAAATGTGTCGGAGCCATTCGCGAGAAGCATAAAGACAACATGGACACGGTGGTTGAAACAATTTTCTCGCATAGCCAGGTAGCTAAAAAGAATCTTCTGGTAACGCTTTTGATCGATCATTTGTGGGCCAACGAACCAGGTTTGACTGACGAACTGGCCGCCACGTTAAGCGAACTAACTTCGTTGAATAGAGCCGATCACTCTCGAGTCGCTCTGCGAGCTCGTCAGGTTCTAATCGCTGCCCACCAACCGGCTTATGAGCTGCGACACAACCAAATGGAGTCAATTTTCCTCTCGGCAGTTGACATGTACGGTCACGATTTCCATCCGGAAAATTTGCAACGTTTGATCCTTTCGGAAACATCAATTTTCGATATTCTTCACGATTTCTTTTATCACTCAAATCGAGCCGTCTGCAATGCTGCTCTGGAAGTGTACGTGCGTCGTGCGTATACGTCTTACGATTTGACTTGTCTGCAACATCTGGAGCTTTCCGGGGAGGTCCCGTTGGTACACTTCCAGTTTTTGCTGCCGACTGCCCATCCTAATCGGTACAGGTAAGTTTGGGTTTTTCTAACCAATTGAAATGCATTTACTACATATTCCGATGATTTCCATTACAGACAATTGCCAGATGGAACAGAATGTGATACAATTGAGGATTCATTTATGCGAACCGGCTGCATGGCAGCGTTCGACTCGTTCGAACACTTTACACAGTACTCGGACGAGATTTTGGATTTGCTGGAAGATTTTGCATCGCCTGCATTTGTTAGCCCAAAGGTGCTGGAAGCGGTGGATGGTGGCGATTCGGATCGAAGAATGAGTACCTCAATTAATGTTTCGATATCTGATCCAATCGCACGAGCTGTAGAAATAGACGGGACTGCCGGTAAGTGATGGATTAATTTATCATTGTAAAATAACACGATGTTATTGTTTCGATTTGTAGTTAACCCGACAGAAGCCATTCATATACTAAGCATCGCTGTTCGAGATATGGGCGATATGGACGACTTGCAGATGGAGCAAGTTTTTGGATCGTTCTGTGCACAGCATCGCGAAGAGCTGATAACCCGCCGAGTAAGACGGATTACTTTTGCAGCTTTGAAGAAGTCAGTATTTCACAAGCACcagcaaaaaaactaaattaattacaatttttctactGCAGGCGTCAGTTCCCTAAATTTTTCACATACCGTGCTCGAGATAACTTCGAGGAAGATCGCATCTACCGACATTTGGAACCGGCTTGTGCTTTCCAGCTGGAGCTAAATCGTATGCGAACGTACGACCTGGAGGCTTTGCCTACAGCCAACCAAAAAATGCACCTTTACTTGGGTCGTGCGAAAGTTCCAAAGGGTCAAGAGGTGACTGATTTCCGCTTCTTCATCCGGTCTATCATTCGCCACTCTGATCTAATCACCAAAGAAGCTTCGTTCGAGTATCTGCAGAATGAAGGCGAACGAGTTCTGCTGGAAGCTATGGACGAACTGGAAGTTGCGTTCTCTCATCCTCAAGCTAAACGCACGGATTGTAATCACATCTTCCTCAACTTTGTGCCGACTGTTATCATGGACCCGGCGAAAATCGAAGAATCGGTAACCAAAATGGTTATGCGCTACGGTCCTCGTTTGTGGAAGCTGCGTGTCTTGCAAGCCGAGCTGAAAATGGTTATCCGCCAGACTACACAATCTCCAACTACCTCTGTTCGCCTTTGTATCGCCAATGACTCAGGATACTTTTTAGATATAGCAATGTACACTGAAGTAACCGATCCGGAGACACACGTCATCAAATTCATGGCGTACGGAAATCGACAAGGTCCACTCAATGGACTACCAATTTCGTCGCCATACATGACCAAAAATTATCTACAGCAGAAGCGTTTCCAAGCACAGTCGAACGGGACGACATATGTATACGACATTCCGGATATGTTCCGTCAAATGACCGAACGGCTGTGGAAGGAGTTTTCGAAGGCACGACCAAATGAAGACATACGTATACCGGAGAAGATATTGCTGGTTTGTAACGAGTTGGTGATCAACGGAGACACTATGGAGGAAATTCAGCGCCTGCCAGGAGAGAACAATGTCGGAATGGTGGCCTGGAGAATTGTACTCGCTACTCCAGAATTTCCTAATGGTCGGGAGATTATCGTTATTGCAAATGACTTAACTTACTTCATCGGTTCGTTCGGTCCTCAGGAGGATTTGCTGTTTTGTAAAGCTTCCGAATTGTCGAGAAAACGGAAATGTCCAAGAATTTACATCTCTGTCAACAGTGGCGCCCGTATCGGGTTAGCCGAAGAGGTGAAATCCCTTTTCAAAGTGGCATGGGAAGACCCTGATGAGCCGGAGAAGGGTTTCAAGTATTTGTATCTAACAACGGAAGATTACAGCAAGGTCTTAAACACAAATTCGGTGCGTGCCATTTTGATCGAGGACGAAGGAGAGCCGCGGTATAAAATCACCGATATTATTGGAAAAACGGACGGACTTGGAGTGGAGAATTTGCGTCATGCTGGTATGATTGCCGGTGAAACTTCCCGGGCATATGAGGACGTGGTTACTATTTCGATGGTAACCTGTCGAACGATCGGTATTGGATCGTATCTCGTGCGTCTTGGACAGCGTGTCATCCAGATCGAAAACTCTCACATCATTTTGACCGGGTTTGCTGCTTTGAACAAATTACTGGGAAGGAAAGTGTATGCCTCTAACAATCAGCTGGGTGGCATTCAGATTATGCACAACAATGGTGTGACGCACAAAACAGAGGCACTCGATTTGGACGGTGTTTATACAATTCTACACTGGTTGTCGTTTATTCCGGATGTACGTGGTGGAACTCTGCCGATCGTATCGACTAGTGATCCTATCGATCGACCGATCGATTTTATGCCTACCAAAGCCCCGTATGATCCTCGATGGATGCTTTCCGGCAGATTAAATCCGTCTAATCCATCTGAGTGGGAAACTGGATTCTTTGATCGGGGGACTTGGTCGGAAATTATGGAACCTTGGGCCAAAACGGTCGTTGTTGGCCGAGCCAAGCTCGGAGGTATTCCGGTCGGAGTGATAGCCGTTGAAACTAGAACAGTCGAGCTGACCATCCCAGCGGATCCCGCCAATTTGGATTCGGAAGCCAAAACATTCCAGCAAGCCGGTCAGGTGTGGTTCCCTGATTCATCCTACAAAACGGCACAAGCAATCAAAGATTTCGGCCGCGAGGAGCTTCCTTTGATTGTTCTAGCCAATTGGCGAGGGTTCTCTGGCGGACAAAAAGGTAAATTTCATCCAAATGCTTGCGCCTGTGTTGGTTTCCTTATAGTAATTTTGTTGGTTTTACTTTCAGATATGTATGAGCAGGTTGTAAAATTCGGCGCATACATTGTGGATGGGTTGCGGGAATATACTCAGCCGGTCATAATTTATCTCCCACCGAACGGTGAGCTTCGCGGAGGAGCTTGGGCTGTATTGGATCCGACCATTAATCCGCGCTACATGGAAACATACGCCGATCCAGAATCTCGTGCCGGAGTGTTGGAACCAGAGGGCATCGTCGAAGTCAAGTTCAAGGAGAAAGATCTCATCAAAAGTATTCAGCGGCTGGATCCGGTGGTACTGGAAGTGAGCTTCTTCTTGTTTAGTTGAAATAAGTTCACTTGATATGCTTTTTTGGTACTTTCAGTTGAAGCAAAAATTCAACGAAGCCGCTGGTAACAAGGAAGCACAGACCGAGTTGGAAAATCAAATCAAAGCTCGGGTCAGCTCGTTGTTGCACGTGTACCACACAGTAGCGGTACATTTCGCCGACTTGCACGACACTCCCGAGCGAATGCTCGAGAAAGGTTGTATCAGCGAAATCGTTCCATGGCGAAGTTCGCGTAGTTTCTTGTACTGGCGACTCAGGCGGTTACTCCTGGAGGAGTACTTCATCAAGCAAATTCTCAGTGCTCAAGATAGTCTCTCGGTTGGGCAGGCTAAGTCGATGTTGCGTCGGTGGTTTGTCGAAGACAAAGGAGCCACGGAGGTAAGTTAGGGTGAAACAAACGTGATTGAGGCGTTATGAATGTAATAATGTGTGCTTTTGCTAGGCCTACCTATGGGAAAACAATGAACCAGTGGTTGAGTGGTtggaaaatcaaaaacaaagcGATTCCACAGTTTGCAAAAATATTTACGCTGTGAAGAAGGACGCAATTATCTCCCAAATTCAAAAAGCTCTTGAGGTGTGTATTTGATGTGGCGTTTGATTACTCTGTATGGTAAACATAATTACTTGTAGGAATGCCCTGAGGCTGCCTTGGACGCGGTTGTTGGACTCTGCCAGGCTTTGTCTCCAGCCCATCGCGGCGAAGTGGTTAAAACACTGTCACAGCTAGAGTTTACCGAGAAGGAACACGCTAGTATGGGATGACCGGGGCGAGGTTACGAGTGAACATGTCGTACAATCCAACCGGGGAGGACACAGTCATCGTTTCATTGATGCATTCCTGAgcaatataaatttttttattggcaGGTTTTTCTTTCCATAGTTTTATACATCGTGCATGATTACGAGAACGAAGACAGCTGTTATCCGTTCCAAAAAACTTTTGAATCATTAGTGACCTCGATCGGAAATATTCCTTCGATTCAATTGTTATTATAGATGCAAACAAAAACTCATTCACATTAAAAACGTAACTCAAAAAGAGAAtgtgaaataaaacaaacaaaaaatgccTATTTCTAATTGTATTAGAGTGTAATCGAAACAGTTATATATATAGTTGTAGATACTCATATTAAACTCACACGAATCGTTCAACAAAAACACTGACGCATCCAGTTGCTGGTTATATTgtcaaactttgaaacaaaGTGATTCATGTAGCATAATCATAATTTATTCATAATTGGAATCTATTTTTCGGCAATCTTCAaatactagaaaaaaaaaattgaaccttTGTTTGGCTGGTTAGCTAGAATAAATAAATATCAAATACCAAGGGTACCGGGTAATATTTATGTGTAGAGGTCGGCTTCAACTCTTCAGAAGAGTATGTACCTTATAGTTGCTACTgcagaataacaaaagttgagATAAATCTCAATGCACTTTGTAAACACGATTAATAGCATAGCTGCTTTTAGCTGACGCACATCCCGCAGAGCAGAGCAAACAGaaatagcaagaaaaaaatgcaaagcaGCATCACTCAATTTTCTGTTGTACAAACTTGATGGCGATGGGGAagtaaagaataaaaaatcaacaaaatctAAACCACGCAGTTTTGTTTCGATGACACTATAAAATGCATCAAAAAATTAGCAAAGCTCACGTatctaataaaataaatttccaaTAAATCTGCAGTGACTAAAACTATAAACTATTCATAATAAATCGCAAAAATAGTAGCAATTACAAAATAGGTCGGAGTCTCATAGGCGAAATTTATGTAGCCGTCCTTCTCGGCATCCCAAACGAATCGCATAACGCACTTGAAATCTTGCGATGATTTATCCCCAATCGTAACAACTGAAACAACACGATACCGATCGTAGTTGCAAAACTTAATCAGATTCTTAAGTTCTATGCTCATGTTCTCCGCCAAAAGTTTAGCCTGTTTGGGGTTGTATTTGTGACTGTCCAGGAAGACCTTCAGATAGCGATCTACAATATGTTCAACTTTTTCTCGCTTGAATGGATGGCGCGATTCTAGGCGGTAAGTGTTTTGAAAGCGTGGTGTTGAGTACTACAATGAAACGTCTTTCGTTCGTCATCGCATGGCGGACTAAAAAAGATCAATAAATTACTAACCATTGTGCTTCTGCGACTAAACCGATGCGATGGCAACGATGGTAATGCGGTATCCAACATTCTACTAAACGCGGCAACTGATGATTGCCGGTGTAACTGTAAGATTAATTTTATAAGATTACAAGAAATTCCCAGTTGAGAGCAATCAAACAGTATAGCTTACATCACTGGCAAAAGTTGACATGCGACTGTCCATCATGATGCTTTCGCGAAAACCAGGAAAAATGGATTTTCGCTGTGAAATAATTCATAAATTAACGTTCAAATAATAAAACGTAACATCTAACGTACGTATCGTTTTCCGCCTTCTTTCCGTTTTTCAGTACCCGCTTCTTCGTGGGGCTCCATGATAACTATTTTCTTTCTCTCCGCTTTCGGGGGTGGCTAAATATATCATATATTGAATGGTTATTCTTAAAATGTATAATTTATTCTGCTCTCAATCAACCTGATTATCAGTCATCTTGTTTCTTGAAGGctgcaaaaaaattaacaaatttaCAATTGTTGAGACAGCGAAGAAAAATTAAAGCGACTGTCAACTGTTGCTTAAAGAATACTAGATTGATCTCACTGGAAATTTCGGTCATGCCTAAAAAAGCACAATATCCAACAACAGTCCAGTTTATTCAAATCTTACCTATAAAATCGAACTATTCTAATTACAAATAGAGTTAAAAAAGCAGTTTTCATTTCTAACATCATTTTCCTACGCAGCTTGTGTCACTTAGGATGCTCGCGATCAGTTGCTTGTCATTCAGTACATTGCGGACTTCGTCCTCGTCCCACTGCAGCAGGACCCGGTTCAAGCGAGCTTCTTTTTTGCCCTGCATTCGCAGAACCCCACGCGTTTCCACGAGCGAGCAAAGATTCAAGAACTCAGTTTGATCGACGGAAAGCAGGTTCTGCTTGGCACAAACAGTCTTGTACACCTGGTGCAGCCTACCGACAGTCACATCTTTGCTTTTACCATTTTTAAGAATTAGAAGCAGTGAGCAAATGAGTATCTTTTGCTGCAAAGGGAAAGCAGAATCTTCATCCATGTTCTGCGTAGAACCGTATACTTGATTGAGGGTATTGACCACTTGTCTAATTTGAACCACTTTTGGGGGTGATGCGGGTTTAGTTGTGATATTTGCGGGATCAGTTTTGGCAGATGTTCTTTTCATCTGACGGTGCTCTTTATCGGTTGAATCTACCAAGCTTTTTGCCAGTAGTAAAGCACGACGAGCATCTCCGGACGTTGAAGCAACTTTGGCCGCAAGCAGCTGCAGTGCCGCATCATTGAATAGTTCGCTGGCTTTGCTGTTGCGAAGGCTGGTTTTAAGAATGTTTACTAGCTGAGGTTTCGTGTATGGTAGAAACTGAATTAGATGAGGTCTCAGCTCGCATCGGGCTTGAAGGCGGGACAACAGCCGGTCAGTTAGATCGAGAGCGTTGGCTACACCTACCAGTATtagctttgaatttcgttttgcgGGCCATTCAAAGATGTTGTATAATATGGTTTGTTTGCTAGTGGCTAACTGATCGATTTCATCTAGCACAAGCATTATGGTTTTATGTTTTCTTTTCAAATATTCTTCGATAGCACTGAGAAAATATTTCTCTGTTCCACCTGCAGCTTGTAATTGCAGTTCCTCGCATATTTTTTTGTAGATGCTACCAGCACTGCTCATCGAAGTACAATTAACATAAACCATCTTGATTTTGTTGGCCAAATCGCGATCGGTAATTATTTTCGTGAGTGTAGCCGTCTTACCTGTGCCGGGAGGACCACTGAAAAACATTGTCTAATTGATTACCGCAAAAATTCCAAACCATAAAAACGTTTACCTTATGTATAAACTACCCGACCCGTTTTCTGCTAGTACATCCTCAATGTATGTGGCCAGTTCTTCAGTTTCTCGTTCGCGCTCCGGTAAGCATCCCACAGCTTTTACACTGATCGCTTCATTATCTGACTCACGCTTAGCTACATGGGCAGCTTTGTTCCGTTTTCTGGGTGAACAATCGTCTTCCTCCTCCGTGATAGGATCATGAAGTCTGGGGCGCCCTCGGCGTCGCGGTGTCGCACTCTCCTTGACTTCCAGTTCAACATTTTCTATCAACTCACTGGTTCGGTCTCCACGGGTACTACGGCGAGTGTTTCTGGACATTGTGATTGAGAGTTTAATA encodes:
- the LOC129725836 gene encoding acetyl-CoA carboxylase, with the translated sequence MISLMLTGVVLFAYIFLQKWWSSQRSNTSDDSDTISRIEHVSYSNVNNSDSPAESCDTEPPVVSTHVITNGNVIAEIAIDVVAQQIKRVSFSNANHIFEEKESYPSEQNNGVNQSESSLNTVNENTIISENGMDSGAGGAPGGDRPSFIVGEDGQDEQEAKDEFPQTLENGMPHHVGYEVNLNEKRRRLRPSMSHGTGLGLDRGHERDFVLSTTEEFVKKFGGTRAITKVLIANNGIAAVKCMRSIRRWSYEMFKNERAVRFVVMVTPEDLKANAEYIKMADHYVPVPGGSNNNNYANVELIVDIALRTMVQAVWAGWGHASENPKLPELLHKKGLVFLGPPDRAMWALGDKVASSIVAQTADIPTLPWSGSELKAQYSGKKIKISSDLFARGCVTTSEQGLVAADKIGFPVMIKASEGGGGKGIRRVDIADEFPALFRQVQAEVPGSPIFVMKLARGARHLEVQLLADQYGNAISLFGRDCSIQRRHQKIIEEAPAIVAEPEVFEDMEKAAVRLAKMVGYVSAGTVEYLYDAEGKYFFLELNPRLQVEHPCTEMVAEVNLPAAQLQIGMGIPLYRIKDIRLLYGEHPWDSTVIDFDNPATKPRPRGHVIAARITSENPDEGFKPSSGTVQELNFRSSQNVWGYFSVAASGGLHEFADSQFGHCFSWGENRQQARENLVIALKELSIRGDFRTTVEYLITLLETNSFLENTIDTAWLDALIAERMKSDKPDIILGVICGALHIADRKITETFTSFKTSMEKGQIQAANTLTNVIDVELISEGIRYKVQAAKSGPNTYFLVMNGSFKEVEVHRLSDGGILLSLDGSSCTTYMKEEVDRYRIVIGNQTCVFEKENDPSLLRSPSAGKLINLLIEDGAHVNKGQPYAEIEVMKMVMTLTAGETGTVTFVRRPGAVLDAGSLLGHLELDDPSLVTKAQPYNNPWPLTGDAAQIPEKLNRVHSSYKTILENTLAGYCLPDPYNAPRLREIIEKFMQSLRDPSLPLLELQEVIASISGRIPISVDKKIRKLMQLYERNITSVLAQFPSQQIASVIDMHAATLQKRTDRDVFFLNTQGIVQLVQRYRNGIRGRMKAAVHELLRQYYAVECQFQHGHYDKCVGAIREKHKDNMDTVVETIFSHSQVAKKNLLVTLLIDHLWANEPGLTDELAATLSELTSLNRADHSRVALRARQVLIAAHQPAYELRHNQMESIFLSAVDMYGHDFHPENLQRLILSETSIFDILHDFFYHSNRAVCNAALEVYVRRAYTSYDLTCLQHLELSGEVPLVHFQFLLPTAHPNRYRQLPDGTECDTIEDSFMRTGCMAAFDSFEHFTQYSDEILDLLEDFASPAFVSPKVLEAVDGGDSDRRMSTSINVSISDPIARAVEIDGTAVNPTEAIHILSIAVRDMGDMDDLQMEQVFGSFCAQHREELITRRVRRITFAALKKRQFPKFFTYRARDNFEEDRIYRHLEPACAFQLELNRMRTYDLEALPTANQKMHLYLGRAKVPKGQEVTDFRFFIRSIIRHSDLITKEASFEYLQNEGERVLLEAMDELEVAFSHPQAKRTDCNHIFLNFVPTVIMDPAKIEESVTKMVMRYGPRLWKLRVLQAELKMVIRQTTQSPTTSVRLCIANDSGYFLDIAMYTEVTDPETHVIKFMAYGNRQGPLNGLPISSPYMTKNYLQQKRFQAQSNGTTYVYDIPDMFRQMTERLWKEFSKARPNEDIRIPEKILLVCNELVINGDTMEEIQRLPGENNVGMVAWRIVLATPEFPNGREIIVIANDLTYFIGSFGPQEDLLFCKASELSRKRKCPRIYISVNSGARIGLAEEVKSLFKVAWEDPDEPEKGFKYLYLTTEDYSKVLNTNSVRAILIEDEGEPRYKITDIIGKTDGLGVENLRHAGMIAGETSRAYEDVVTISMVTCRTIGIGSYLVRLGQRVIQIENSHIILTGFAALNKLLGRKVYASNNQLGGIQIMHNNGVTHKTEALDLDGVYTILHWLSFIPDVRGGTLPIVSTSDPIDRPIDFMPTKAPYDPRWMLSGRLNPSNPSEWETGFFDRGTWSEIMEPWAKTVVVGRAKLGGIPVGVIAVETRTVELTIPADPANLDSEAKTFQQAGQVWFPDSSYKTAQAIKDFGREELPLIVLANWRGFSGGQKDMYEQVVKFGAYIVDGLREYTQPVIIYLPPNGELRGGAWAVLDPTINPRYMETYADPESRAGVLEPEGIVEVKFKEKDLIKSIQRLDPVVLELKQKFNEAAGNKEAQTELENQIKARVSSLLHVYHTVAVHFADLHDTPERMLEKGCISEIVPWRSSRSFLYWRLRRLLLEEYFIKQILSAQDSLSVGQAKSMLRRWFVEDKGATEAYLWENNEPVVEWLENQKQSDSTVCKNIYAVKKDAIISQIQKALEECPEAALDAVVGLCQALSPAHRGEVVKTLSQLEFTEKEHASMG
- the LOC129725839 gene encoding dynein light chain Tctex-type protein 2B isoform X1; its protein translation is MTDNQPPPKAERKKIVIMEPHEEAGTEKRKEGGKRYRKSIFPGFRESIMMDSRMSTFASDLHRQSSVAAFSRMLDTALPSLPSHRFSRRSTMYSTPRFQNTYRLESRHPFKREKVEHIVDRYLKVFLDSHKYNPKQAKLLAENMSIELKNLIKFCNYDRYRVVSVVTIGDKSSQDFKCVMRFVWDAEKDGYINFAYETPTYFVIATIFAIYYE
- the LOC129725839 gene encoding uncharacterized protein LOC129725839 isoform X2; this translates as MTDNQPPPKAERKKIVIMEPHEEAGTEKRKEGGKRYRKSIFPGFRESIMMDSRMSTFASDLHRQSSVAAFSRMLDTALPSLPSHRFSRRSTMITSGL
- the LOC129725837 gene encoding cell division control protein 6 homolog, coding for MSRNTRRSTRGDRTSELIENVELEVKESATPRRRGRPRLHDPITEEEDDCSPRKRNKAAHVAKRESDNEAISVKAVGCLPERERETEELATYIEDVLAENGSGSLYISGPPGTGKTATLTKIITDRDLANKIKMVYVNCTSMSSAGSIYKKICEELQLQAAGGTEKYFLSAIEEYLKRKHKTIMLVLDEIDQLATSKQTILYNIFEWPAKRNSKLILVGVANALDLTDRLLSRLQARCELRPHLIQFLPYTKPQLVNILKTSLRNSKASELFNDAALQLLAAKVASTSGDARRALLLAKSLVDSTDKEHRQMKRTSAKTDPANITTKPASPPKVVQIRQVVNTLNQVYGSTQNMDEDSAFPLQQKILICSLLLILKNGKSKDVTVGRLHQVYKTVCAKQNLLSVDQTEFLNLCSLVETRGVLRMQGKKEARLNRVLLQWDEDEVRNVLNDKQLIASILSDTSCVGK